Below is a genomic region from Lusitaniella coriacea LEGE 07157.
GGTTGGAGGGGAAAGTTAGCAATCCGCAGGCGGTGATGGAGGAGATATTAAATTGGACGGGAGGACAGCCGTTTCTCACTCAGAAGTTGTGTCAGTTGGTTACGAGTTCTGTTTTATCGCCCCCCCAGCCCCCAAAAATTGGGGGAAGCCTCAAGTATCAAAGTCCCCCAGAATTGGGGGATTTAGGGGGCAAGAGCGATCCCTTAACAAGGGGGGATGGAGAGCAGGAGAATGAGTGGATTGAGCAGTTAGTGCGCGCTCAGGTCATTGAAAATTGGGAAGCAACGGATGAGCCGGAGCATTTGAAGACGATTCGCAATCGCATTCTCTCCAATGAGGAACGTGCCGCCTATTTGTTGGACTTGTATTTGCGTGTATGGCAACAAGGGGAAGTTGTTGCGAATAATAGTTTTGAGGAAGGGAAGTTACAGCTATCGGGGTTAGTGGTCAAGCAGAGAATTGGCAATTCCCCCGTTCTGAAGGTTTATAACCGCATTTACACCGAAGTTTTCAATCGGGATTGGATTGAGCAGGAATTGGCGGCACTGCGCCCTTATTCAGAGGCGTTTCGGGCTTGGGTTGCGTCGGATTGCCAGGATGAATCGCGGTTGTTGCGGGGGAAAGCGTTGCAGGACGCTCAAGTTTGGGCGAAGGAGAAGAATTTAAGTTTTTTAGACCGACAGTTTTTAGCGGCGAGCGAAAAGCAGGAGATTGAGGAGCAAATCGCCCAAAAGGAGCAAGAAGCGGAGTTAGAGCGGGAACGGAAGGATCGGGAGGCGGCAGAAAAAAGGAATCAGGTTCTCGCGGAGGCGAATCGGCAGGCGAAACGGCGAATTCAGATGGGTGGGGCAGTCCTGGTTTTGGCGGTGTTGGGCGCTACTTTTTCAGGGGTTCTGGCAGGAAGTCAGGTCAAAAAAGCGAATCGGCAGGTTGAGGATGCGAATGAAAAGGTTGAAATTGCAAAGCAAGAGGTTGACACAGCCAATAAAGAGAAGAGAGACGCTGAGATACAAGTTCAACAGGCAACTCAAAAAGTAAGATTGGCACAAAGCCGAGAAAAACAAGCGATTGACAATGAGAACAAAATGCAGACAAGTGCTAGAGATGCAGCACGGAAAGTTGCAGCGTCACAAAAGGATTTAGTAGTAGCAAATCAAGAAATTAAAAGTTCTCGTCAAGAGTCGCAACGATTAGTCGAACAAGCGAAACAAGCCGAGCGAGAAACACAACAGGCTCAAAACAAGCTGAAGGAAGCACGGGAAAGAGTTGAGACAGCCGAGCAAAATATCCGACAGTTAAATCGAGCTGGACAAGAGAAAGCTGAAGAATTGAATCTCGCACTCAGGGAATTGAAAACCGCACAAAATGAGCAAAGAGAAGCAAAAACAAATTTAGAACAAGCTCAAGTTGCTTTAGCCAGAGTTGAAACAGAAGCTGATACAGTAAATCGACTATCCGCATTAGCAGGAGAATTGCAAAATAACGGACTCTCTACTGATGCTCAAGAAGCTTGGAGTCAGGCAAGTCAGGCGAGCCGAGATATCCTTAAAACGGAAGAGAATCGCGAACTGAAGCAATCGATGCTGCAAGCGTCTATTTCCCTAGCTTCTTTGAAACTCAGTCAAAAGTATCGCGAACTGGATAAGCCACAAGAGGCAAATAACTATTGGACTGAAGCCGAAGCAGCGATTAGAAACAGTCAGAAAAACTTACCCTCAAGGGTTGCTTTCGCAGCTCCCGAACAATGGGAAATTTTTGTTCACGTCCAGCGAGTGCGGGGAAGTTGGCATCGGGAAAAGGGAGAAAGGCAAAAGGCGATAGACGCATATCAGCAAGCATTCTCTATGCTAGATGCGGCTTGGAAAAAGTTACCCAGGGTTGATGATATAGACACGGAAATTCCGATTCTGAAATATCTTCCTCAAGAACAACCGATTCTTTCTGCCAATGCTATTGAAAATTTACATCAAGAATATATGGCGTTGCTGGAAGAAGCGGGGCAAGATAACTCTCAGATTAAAGAGTCTCTCAAACGGCACTTCTTTGCAGAGCTAAACTTTTTGATGAAATCGGGAAATTGGAAAGATGCTGACCGATTAACGTGGAACCTAATGGTTTATGTGGGTGAGAGAGAATATTTAGGTATCTCAGACATTAAAAATTTCTCTTGTCCCGCTCTTCGTACGATGGACGCACTTTGGGTAAAAAATTCGAGTAACAAGTTTGGTTTTAGCGTGCAAAAGCGCATTTTGGATGACATCTTAGCTAGCTCGGAGCGCCCAGAACGTTCTTATACAGAATTAACAGAAGAGGAATGGTATAAATATTATGAGGAGGTGGGCT
It encodes:
- a CDS encoding AAA-like domain-containing protein — encoded protein: MSAGTYHIGGCLPADAQSYVVRKADKELYEQVKAGEFCYVLNSRQMGKSSLRVQTMQRLQAEGFACVSVDITELGTQQVTPEKWYGGLTKTLIGRFGLEERFSFSSWRNEHKDIPPVQFFREFIEEVILRYIDQPVVIFIDEIDSVLQLSFKDDFFALIRACFNNRADNAAYNRLTFVLLGVATPGDLIGDKDRTPFNIGRAVELQGFQLQEVEPLARGLEGKVSNPQAVMEEILNWTGGQPFLTQKLCQLVTSSVLSPPQPPKIGGSLKYQSPPELGDLGGKSDPLTRGDGEQENEWIEQLVRAQVIENWEATDEPEHLKTIRNRILSNEERAAYLLDLYLRVWQQGEVVANNSFEEGKLQLSGLVVKQRIGNSPVLKVYNRIYTEVFNRDWIEQELAALRPYSEAFRAWVASDCQDESRLLRGKALQDAQVWAKEKNLSFLDRQFLAASEKQEIEEQIAQKEQEAELERERKDREAAEKRNQVLAEANRQAKRRIQMGGAVLVLAVLGATFSGVLAGSQVKKANRQVEDANEKVEIAKQEVDTANKEKRDAEIQVQQATQKVRLAQSREKQAIDNENKMQTSARDAARKVAASQKDLVVANQEIKSSRQESQRLVEQAKQAERETQQAQNKLKEARERVETAEQNIRQLNRAGQEKAEELNLALRELKTAQNEQREAKTNLEQAQVALARVETEADTVNRLSALAGELQNNGLSTDAQEAWSQASQASRDILKTEENRELKQSMLQASISLASLKLSQKYRELDKPQEANNYWTEAEAAIRNSQKNLPSRVAFAAPEQWEIFVHVQRVRGSWHREKGERQKAIDAYQQAFSMLDAAWKKLPRVDDIDTEIPILKYLPQEQPILSANAIENLHQEYMALLEEAGQDNSQIKESLKRHFFAELNFLMKSGNWKDADRLTWNLMVYVGEREYLGISDIKNFSCPALRTMDALWVKNSSNKFGFSVQKRILDDILASSERPERSYTELTEEEWYKYYEEVGWKLIEEEGGNFLSDDKITFNENGLRGHLPREKKSWVYGLWREGGG